A region from the Sulfurimonas hongkongensis genome encodes:
- a CDS encoding DsrE/DsrF/TusD sulfur relay family protein: MATLIILNHQPYDGSDITYNALRLVKTLHKRGEVVQIFIMNDGVDLARDNTLKPEFYDFDLVAILKELYHDGVALKVCGTCQARCGLNKNEPYFDKNIKATMQDLASWTMAADRVLTF, encoded by the coding sequence ATGGCAACACTTATCATACTAAATCACCAACCTTATGATGGAAGCGACATCACTTACAATGCTCTTAGACTGGTAAAAACTCTACATAAAAGAGGAGAGGTGGTCCAAATATTTATTATGAATGATGGCGTTGATTTGGCGCGTGATAATACGCTAAAACCCGAATTTTATGATTTTGACTTAGTGGCAATTTTAAAAGAGTTATATCATGATGGAGTAGCACTTAAAGTATGTGGCACATGTCAAGCTAGATGCGGACTTAACAAAAACGAGCCATATTTTGACAAAAATATCAAAGCAACGATGCAAGATCTTGCCTCTTGGACTATGGCAGCTGATAGAGTGCTTACTTTTTAA
- a CDS encoding type III pantothenate kinase, with translation MLLCDIGNTSYHFLSQSESFKKDVKSFDASEVKHKVYYISVNKDVDISLKNLANWVDISTHLDKAKYYETMGVDRMMALEAIEGGIILDAGSAITVDVKRDGVFEGGFIYPGLKTMSESYKNISSALAYEFNFDIDLRGLPKNSQDAITYGYLKTLYCEVMSHKMEIILTGGDANLFAKIFKEARVDEHLVFKGMKRVISDL, from the coding sequence ATGCTTTTATGTGATATTGGCAACACTTCGTATCATTTTTTGTCCCAAAGCGAGAGCTTTAAAAAGGATGTAAAGAGTTTTGATGCAAGTGAAGTTAAACATAAAGTTTACTATATCAGCGTAAACAAGGATGTAGATATAAGCTTAAAAAATCTAGCAAACTGGGTAGACATCTCCACTCATTTGGATAAAGCAAAGTACTACGAGACTATGGGCGTGGATAGGATGATGGCTCTTGAAGCTATAGAGGGAGGCATTATCTTAGATGCAGGAAGTGCTATAACAGTTGATGTTAAAAGAGATGGAGTCTTTGAGGGTGGTTTTATCTATCCTGGACTAAAGACAATGAGCGAGAGTTATAAAAACATCTCTAGCGCACTAGCTTATGAGTTTAACTTTGACATTGACTTGAGAGGACTACCAAAAAATTCACAAGATGCCATAACCTACGGTTACCTAAAAACACTCTACTGTGAAGTGATGTCACATAAGATGGAGATAATATTAACAGGTGGAGATGCAAACTTATTTGCTAAAATCTTCAAAGAAGCAAGGGTGGATGAGCACTTGGTTTTTAAAGGGATGAAGAGGGTTATCTCAGACTTGTAA
- a CDS encoding TolC family protein → MKKMLSMLFLALSLNASDIGISKALTLEEAIEILKSKNLEIKSASFDVDSARAEIKTASGSHWGKLDFIQDFSNSNDAGNVFGFKLTSREADFNDFGFDEFLAQMGGLPGNTNTLLATQPDNLNYPDSRNFFQSKLKYEVPLFTGFQISSYVEIMESMSKMKGLEKEQVINEQVYQLRKSFYDMALLRSSSKNLNKILSNIKTLEKMTEEMIVVGYAKKVDLLEVQAKKGNVERLLLQMKSNQELLYHYISFLLNEKVNNITTTVSDVVMPEFSNDYILDNNLDIKRATTGLEVRQSMLDVSKSAYYPMIGAFAEVSTADDTFLGDADDHKAYTVGARLTWNIFNGGIDGAKIEKSRIDQLKTKTQVELAKKGISLKVDEIRTEIETYNLEISSLKKELKLANEIYKNYEGRYREKLVSMSDVIIKQSEQIQKILELQKAKNKRNERIFALEKLANGENR, encoded by the coding sequence ATGAAAAAAATGCTTAGTATGCTGTTTTTAGCACTATCTTTAAACGCTTCTGATATTGGCATCTCAAAGGCTTTAACTCTTGAAGAAGCCATAGAGATTTTAAAATCAAAGAATTTAGAGATAAAGAGTGCATCCTTTGATGTGGACTCTGCAAGAGCTGAAATTAAAACTGCAAGTGGCAGTCACTGGGGTAAACTTGACTTTATACAAGACTTTTCAAACTCAAATGATGCTGGAAATGTATTTGGATTTAAACTCACTTCAAGAGAAGCAGATTTTAATGATTTTGGATTTGATGAGTTTTTAGCTCAAATGGGTGGCTTGCCGGGTAATACAAACACCCTCTTAGCTACACAACCAGATAACTTAAACTACCCAGACTCAAGAAACTTTTTTCAAAGCAAACTAAAGTATGAAGTGCCTCTTTTTACAGGTTTTCAAATATCTAGTTATGTTGAGATTATGGAGTCTATGTCTAAGATGAAAGGCTTAGAAAAAGAGCAAGTGATAAATGAACAGGTTTATCAGTTAAGAAAAAGTTTTTATGACATGGCACTCCTAAGGAGTTCATCTAAAAATCTAAACAAGATTCTCTCAAACATAAAGACACTAGAGAAGATGACAGAGGAGATGATAGTTGTAGGCTATGCAAAAAAAGTTGATCTTCTTGAAGTTCAAGCTAAAAAGGGAAATGTGGAGAGACTACTCCTTCAAATGAAGTCAAATCAGGAGCTACTCTACCACTACATAAGTTTTTTACTAAATGAAAAGGTAAATAACATCACTACAACTGTATCAGATGTAGTGATGCCAGAGTTTAGCAATGACTATATTTTAGATAATAACCTTGATATTAAAAGAGCAACAACGGGCTTAGAAGTTCGCCAAAGTATGCTAGATGTCTCAAAATCAGCCTACTATCCGATGATTGGAGCTTTTGCGGAGGTCTCAACTGCCGATGATACATTTTTAGGAGATGCTGATGACCACAAGGCTTATACAGTTGGTGCTAGGCTTACATGGAACATCTTCAATGGTGGCATAGATGGTGCAAAGATAGAAAAATCTCGCATAGATCAGTTAAAAACAAAGACTCAGGTTGAGTTAGCAAAAAAGGGTATATCTCTAAAAGTAGATGAGATAAGAACAGAGATAGAGACTTACAACTTAGAAATAAGTTCACTAAAAAAAGAGCTAAAGCTTGCAAATGAGATATACAAAAATTATGAGGGTAGATACAGAGAAAAACTTGTATCTATGAGCGATGTTATCATAAAGCAATCTGAACAGATTCAAAAAATATTAGAACTGCAAAAGGCAAAAAACAAAAGAAATGAACGTATTTTTGCACTTGAAAAATTAGCAAATGGAGAAAATAGATAA
- a CDS encoding efflux RND transporter periplasmic adaptor subunit translates to MKKLLLLIAISASLIAETLTLAGSVISDNQKMITSRFMGFVTQVNVSEGERVTKDQILYSIDSREIDSAKRQAELSLQMYQNQYSNVKLNLERYKRLLAQDMVSKYEVENLELAALNLQNMMSIAKARLQEVKNQYRYLNVKAPNSGVVVAKNIKVGEMAMPGMPAIILSDLSSLKISAEIAENDLNRIHHGKKVIVKIPSIGIDSIGEVTAIIPSSNPMTHTFKIKVSFKSNSKSVYPGMYATVEID, encoded by the coding sequence ATGAAAAAACTTTTACTACTAATAGCAATATCAGCATCATTAATAGCTGAGACACTTACACTCGCAGGAAGTGTTATTTCAGATAACCAAAAGATGATTACAAGCCGTTTTATGGGCTTTGTAACTCAAGTGAATGTAAGTGAGGGAGAGAGAGTTACAAAAGACCAAATCCTCTACTCCATAGACTCTAGAGAGATAGATTCTGCAAAAAGGCAAGCTGAACTAAGTCTTCAAATGTATCAAAACCAATACTCAAATGTAAAACTAAATCTAGAGAGATATAAGAGGCTTTTAGCTCAAGATATGGTCTCAAAGTATGAGGTAGAAAATCTAGAGTTAGCTGCACTAAACCTTCAAAATATGATGTCAATTGCAAAAGCAAGGCTTCAAGAGGTAAAAAACCAATATAGATATCTAAATGTTAAAGCACCAAACAGTGGCGTAGTAGTTGCTAAAAACATTAAAGTTGGCGAGATGGCTATGCCTGGAATGCCAGCTATCATACTCTCAGACTTAAGCAGTCTTAAAATCTCAGCAGAAATAGCTGAGAATGATCTGAACCGCATTCACCACGGTAAAAAAGTCATAGTTAAGATTCCATCCATTGGCATCGATAGCATAGGTGAAGTAACTGCCATCATCCCAAGTTCAAACCCAATGACACACACTTTTAAAATCAAGGTCTCTTTTAAGAGTAATAGCAAGTCAGTTTACCCTGGTATGTACGCTACAGTTGAGATAGACTAA
- a CDS encoding efflux RND transporter permease subunit yields MNNNKKSYKPNDLAGKLARGFLRNPLTIVLGIFLLAIGYLSLIIMPREENPQMVVSGSTVIVALPGASAAEIQKVIVKPLERKLKEVKGVEHITGMAMDNVGVVNAAFFIGEEKENSNLKVYDKIMQNSDIFPKGAMNPIIKPLDIDVDIPVVSVAFYSNNKEMSKTELYDRVKKIQHHINGLENVAVTELKGGNKTQFNIEVDLNKLSGYNLSMGQIVQAVQSLSYSVPAVKNRTDDNKIIMVGVKNAIENAKDIENIIVAEHMGSTIHLGEVARVEKSYDIQNFKSVQISIKDENKEFTALRDQVTLTVSKLQGTNAVIIADAVKSELETYKSLLRENGINYVITRNDGERANEAVNELVFHLVLSIIIIAILLALVLGWRESLIVTFTVPAILAITLFVAYLTDQTINRITLFAFLLSLGLLVDAAIIVIENIHRHFHDKESAHCDADSLMVRATDEIGPPTNIATLAIIMTMIPMAFVGQMMGQFMKPIPANVPVALIASLFVAYIFTPYLALRMLKRPDFSKGGEH; encoded by the coding sequence ATGAATAACAATAAAAAATCTTATAAGCCTAATGATTTGGCTGGAAAACTAGCGCGTGGATTTTTAAGAAATCCTCTAACAATAGTTCTTGGAATATTTTTACTCGCTATTGGTTATCTCTCGCTTATAATTATGCCACGAGAAGAAAATCCTCAAATGGTTGTGAGTGGTTCAACGGTCATAGTAGCACTTCCAGGTGCGAGTGCCGCTGAGATACAAAAAGTTATAGTAAAACCACTAGAGAGAAAGCTAAAAGAGGTAAAAGGTGTTGAGCATATCACAGGAATGGCTATGGACAATGTTGGCGTAGTAAACGCTGCATTTTTTATAGGAGAAGAAAAAGAAAATTCTAACTTAAAAGTCTATGACAAGATAATGCAAAATTCTGATATCTTTCCAAAAGGAGCGATGAATCCCATCATCAAACCTCTTGATATAGATGTAGATATTCCAGTTGTCTCAGTTGCATTTTACTCAAACAACAAAGAGATGAGTAAGACTGAACTTTATGATAGAGTTAAAAAAATACAGCATCATATAAACGGACTTGAAAATGTTGCAGTCACGGAACTAAAGGGTGGAAATAAAACTCAGTTTAACATAGAAGTAGATCTAAATAAACTCTCAGGCTACAATCTATCTATGGGGCAGATTGTTCAAGCTGTGCAATCCCTTTCATACAGCGTTCCAGCCGTTAAAAATCGGACTGATGACAACAAAATCATCATGGTTGGCGTAAAAAATGCAATAGAAAATGCAAAAGACATAGAAAATATCATAGTAGCCGAGCATATGGGCTCAACTATCCATCTAGGTGAAGTTGCAAGGGTTGAAAAGTCTTATGACATTCAAAACTTTAAATCTGTTCAAATAAGTATCAAGGATGAGAACAAAGAATTTACTGCCCTTAGAGATCAAGTTACTCTAACGGTGTCAAAGCTTCAAGGTACAAACGCTGTTATAATAGCAGATGCAGTAAAGAGTGAACTTGAGACTTACAAGTCACTCCTTCGTGAAAACGGCATAAACTATGTCATCACTAGAAACGATGGAGAGAGAGCTAACGAAGCTGTAAATGAACTTGTTTTTCATCTTGTTTTATCCATAATTATCATCGCTATCTTACTAGCACTTGTTCTTGGATGGAGAGAGTCACTTATAGTTACTTTTACAGTCCCTGCTATCTTGGCTATAACTCTTTTTGTAGCCTACTTAACAGATCAAACCATCAACCGAATCACGCTCTTTGCCTTTTTACTCTCACTTGGGCTTTTAGTTGATGCCGCGATAATTGTGATAGAAAATATTCATAGACACTTTCACGATAAAGAATCTGCACATTGTGATGCAGATAGTTTAATGGTTCGTGCAACTGATGAAATAGGTCCACCTACAAATATCGCGACACTTGCTATTATCATGACTATGATTCCTATGGCTTTTGTTGGACAGATGATGGGGCAATTTATGAAGCCTATCCCTGCAAATGTTCCAGTAGCACTTATAGCCTCTCTATTTGTCGCATATATCTTTACGCCTTACTTAGCTCTTAGGATGTTAAAGCGACCAGATTTTTCAAAAGGAGGAGAGCATTAA
- a CDS encoding efflux RND transporter permease subunit has translation MFKKFEIAVKKSIQSSTQRRLILFATLVAFILSVLMIAPSKMVLAKMLPGKNNDTFTIYTTLANGSSVEQTKHVTDCVVSELQKEDEVLDIEVFLGMGAPLDFAGLIKGSHFKNGEHEAEIVLNLTKKHDRSEPSYMMVQRLRPLIVKNCGSIYEDTIISFVEPPAGPPVLAAVVAEIYGNDTDGIRELANRVSEVFKKTDGLVDVDVMQDDIYDTYEIQVNSTKVARSGVSVKQLNDIIYLAFEGMEISVKNSDVYNDQIPIYLSLSRESKRFSSKELSAVRAKLASLKLMNKQGMMIPITELVTIVPKKSNPLIMSKNLHQMTNVVAETDMVSQVYPLMEARNVIIDTFSDKYLVEKIGLFNLKLTDKENKKVYKLLWDGEMEVTLDTFVELGAAFIAALVLIFLLMVIYYKSYTISGIILLGSFLSIIGVIVGHWIMDIFTTDTFFLTATSLIGFIALIGISSRNSLLLIDFAKSLMSEKSMSKADAIAYAAATRAKPIFLTAAAIILASTLLAGDAVFGGLGVALIFGTIAAVIASLIVVPVLLYNADLERHFNLDK, from the coding sequence ATGTTTAAAAAGTTTGAAATTGCAGTAAAAAAAAGCATCCAAAGTTCAACTCAAAGAAGACTTATACTCTTTGCAACTTTAGTAGCTTTTATACTCTCAGTATTAATGATAGCACCCTCTAAAATGGTTTTAGCAAAGATGCTACCAGGTAAAAATAATGACACTTTTACCATCTACACAACTTTAGCAAATGGGAGCTCTGTAGAGCAGACTAAACATGTGACTGATTGTGTAGTTAGTGAACTTCAAAAAGAAGATGAAGTCTTAGATATAGAGGTATTTTTAGGCATGGGAGCACCTCTTGATTTTGCTGGACTTATCAAAGGCTCACACTTTAAAAATGGTGAACATGAAGCTGAGATAGTCTTAAATCTTACAAAAAAACACGACAGAAGTGAACCATCTTATATGATGGTGCAACGTCTCCGCCCTCTTATTGTAAAGAACTGTGGGTCCATTTATGAAGACACCATCATCTCTTTTGTAGAACCACCAGCTGGTCCTCCTGTTTTAGCAGCTGTAGTTGCTGAAATATATGGTAATGATACTGATGGTATAAGAGAGCTTGCAAACAGAGTTAGTGAAGTCTTTAAAAAGACTGATGGCTTAGTAGATGTAGATGTTATGCAAGATGATATCTATGACACATATGAGATTCAAGTTAACAGCACAAAAGTAGCTCGCTCAGGAGTTAGTGTAAAACAGTTAAATGATATCATTTATTTAGCATTTGAAGGTATGGAGATTAGTGTTAAAAACTCTGATGTTTATAATGATCAGATTCCTATCTATCTATCACTAAGTAGAGAATCAAAAAGATTTTCTTCAAAAGAGCTAAGCGCCGTAAGAGCAAAGCTTGCATCCCTGAAACTGATGAATAAACAGGGCATGATGATCCCCATCACTGAGCTAGTAACTATAGTTCCTAAAAAGTCAAATCCGCTTATTATGAGTAAAAACTTGCATCAGATGACAAATGTTGTAGCAGAGACAGATATGGTCTCACAAGTCTATCCTCTCATGGAAGCGAGAAATGTTATCATCGATACTTTTAGCGATAAGTACTTAGTTGAGAAAATCGGTCTTTTTAACCTAAAATTGACAGATAAAGAGAATAAAAAAGTATACAAACTTCTTTGGGATGGAGAGATGGAAGTGACACTAGATACTTTTGTAGAGCTTGGAGCTGCTTTTATAGCTGCACTTGTTTTAATATTTCTACTCATGGTCATTTACTATAAAAGTTATACCATAAGTGGTATCATTTTATTAGGTTCATTCTTGTCCATCATCGGAGTAATTGTCGGTCACTGGATTATGGATATTTTTACAACAGACACCTTTTTTCTAACTGCAACTTCGCTTATAGGCTTTATCGCGCTCATAGGTATAAGTTCAAGAAACTCTCTACTTCTTATAGACTTTGCAAAGTCTCTTATGAGTGAAAAATCGATGTCAAAAGCTGATGCTATTGCATATGCCGCAGCAACTCGTGCAAAACCTATCTTTCTAACCGCAGCTGCTATCATCCTAGCATCTACTCTTCTAGCTGGAGATGCTGTCTTTGGAGGATTAGGAGTAGCACTAATCTTTGGAACAATAGCCGCTGTTATTGCTTCACTCATAGTAGTTCCAGTTCTTCTATATAACGCAGATTTAGAGAGACACTTTAACTTAGATAAATAA